In a single window of the Bacteroidota bacterium genome:
- a CDS encoding glycosyltransferase family 4 protein, which yields MRIAILADPLDNQYAGVHIYTKEMIKSLIKYDQQNEYILIRQKKDNKFTGIEQHIIPNFPKIPTFASLRLFVIVPFLLRKLKVDAVVEPAHFGPFNLPKRIKRITIIHDLTPIIFSHLHRYHSQLLQKIFLKRILKKADIIISNSENTTKDLHKYYPFTKGKVNRIYLGRDKDFRKNENAKIISKLNLDKKYFLSVGTIEPRKNLVTLLEAYQIFRRQNTEIHKLIIVGKEGWKTENFFSALENHPFKEDIEILGYVSKEELTVLYSQAIALIYPSLYEGFGLPILEAMSCGTACIVSDSSSLPEVGGDAAKYFSPTDANELCEAMLEISKNEKLRYEMNKKSLSQSAKFSWEIFAKEFQQSVTK from the coding sequence ATGCGAATAGCAATATTAGCTGACCCGCTCGACAATCAATATGCCGGAGTTCATATTTACACAAAAGAGATGATAAAATCTTTGATAAAATATGATCAGCAAAACGAATATATTTTAATAAGGCAAAAAAAGGATAATAAATTCACTGGAATTGAGCAACATATTATTCCAAATTTTCCAAAAATCCCTACTTTTGCTTCACTCCGACTTTTTGTGATAGTCCCATTTTTACTTAGAAAACTAAAAGTTGATGCAGTAGTTGAGCCTGCTCATTTTGGTCCTTTCAACCTTCCAAAACGGATTAAACGTATCACAATAATTCATGATTTAACACCGATAATTTTTTCACATCTTCATCGCTATCACAGCCAATTGCTGCAAAAGATATTTTTGAAAAGGATTCTGAAAAAAGCCGATATTATTATTTCAAATTCTGAAAATACAACTAAGGATCTTCATAAATACTATCCTTTTACAAAAGGAAAAGTGAATAGAATTTATCTTGGAAGGGATAAGGATTTCAGAAAAAATGAAAATGCTAAAATCATTTCAAAATTAAATTTAGATAAAAAATATTTTCTGTCGGTCGGGACAATTGAACCGCGAAAAAATCTAGTAACGCTCCTCGAAGCATATCAGATTTTCAGAAGACAAAATACTGAAATTCATAAACTTATAATTGTAGGAAAAGAAGGTTGGAAAACCGAAAATTTTTTTTCGGCATTAGAAAATCATCCATTCAAAGAGGACATCGAAATTTTGGGATACGTCAGCAAAGAGGAGCTTACCGTTTTATATTCGCAAGCCATTGCACTTATTTATCCTTCATTGTACGAAGGTTTTGGTTTGCCAATTTTGGAAGCAATGTCCTGTGGCACGGCTTGTATAGTTTCCGATTCATCGAGTTTGCCCGAAGTGGGAGGCGATGCTGCAAAATATTTCAGCCCTACTGATGCAAATGAACTTTGCGAAGCTATGCTTGAAATAAGCAAAAATGAAAAGTTGCGATATGAAATGAATAAAAAATCGTTATCACAGTCGGCAAAATTTTCATGGGAAATTTTTGCAAAAGAGTTTCAACAATCTGTTACAAAATGA
- a CDS encoding glycosyltransferase family 4 protein produces the protein MKNKILIVSPTPSHPQNAGNRSRIFQFVNILKTFGFEIHFLYFNMESNAKHVTTQADNKAMREAWDKFYFVPNTNPAVIRQLKKNIAMAKQGETNELKNNLSFPKNELAPFHAIRNYFSIALIGFVNQINHIIVEIDAWIGILGRKLLKVDPRVYIFLRKTFIGNKQSLLNKNPVRSLDDEETDQLQIPDINKTALTESFEKEDDKQEENKIEESISIERIENVGINKNFKKEENQNDRNSENLVYKIDDWYNEGLDSIASFLHKKYNYDIVLAEYVFMSRVLLNFPETVLKVIDTHDIFTNRNLNYKKMGFQDSFFSTSRSEETKGFNRADVLIAIQKKEEAIIKNMTKTQQVFTIGHKVEIYSAKMRNTARYQILYLGAGNISNIDGINYFIEYILPKLVAKIENVKLVLSGNICNHIVDAPNIEKLGEVKNIEDAYKEADIVINPGRVGTGLKIKNIEALGFGLPLVCTSQAAEGMDCLNNEFMVADDLESFTAAILNLFLNEESYNTQAKRAIDFAENYNENIFTNVKSIFIDQPKLHKIDKTEKT, from the coding sequence ATGAAAAATAAAATCCTAATAGTCTCACCCACTCCGAGCCATCCGCAAAATGCCGGTAACCGAAGCCGTATTTTTCAGTTTGTAAACATTCTGAAAACCTTTGGTTTCGAAATTCATTTCCTGTATTTCAACATGGAATCGAATGCTAAGCATGTTACTACTCAAGCAGATAATAAAGCTATGAGAGAGGCATGGGATAAGTTTTATTTTGTCCCAAATACTAATCCGGCGGTAATTAGGCAACTTAAGAAAAATATCGCAATGGCAAAGCAAGGAGAAACAAATGAATTGAAAAACAATCTGAGCTTTCCCAAAAATGAACTTGCTCCTTTTCACGCTATTAGAAATTACTTCTCAATTGCCCTGATAGGTTTTGTAAATCAAATTAACCACATCATTGTTGAAATTGATGCCTGGATTGGAATATTGGGGAGGAAGCTTTTGAAAGTTGATCCCAGAGTTTACATATTCTTAAGGAAAACTTTCATAGGAAATAAACAATCATTGCTAAATAAAAATCCTGTACGTAGTCTTGACGATGAGGAGACAGACCAACTTCAAATTCCTGATATTAATAAAACTGCGTTGACAGAAAGTTTTGAAAAAGAAGACGATAAGCAAGAAGAAAATAAAATTGAAGAGTCAATATCCATAGAACGCATTGAAAATGTAGGCATTAACAAAAACTTCAAAAAAGAAGAAAATCAAAATGATAGAAATTCAGAAAATCTTGTTTACAAAATTGACGACTGGTATAACGAGGGTCTCGACAGCATTGCGAGTTTTTTACATAAAAAATACAATTACGATATAGTATTAGCCGAATATGTTTTTATGTCGCGGGTTTTGCTCAATTTTCCTGAAACAGTTTTAAAAGTAATTGATACTCACGATATTTTTACAAATCGGAATCTGAATTACAAAAAAATGGGTTTTCAGGATTCCTTCTTTTCAACCTCAAGGAGCGAGGAAACAAAAGGTTTCAATCGTGCCGATGTTTTGATAGCTATTCAGAAAAAAGAGGAAGCTATTATAAAAAATATGACAAAAACACAGCAGGTTTTCACTATAGGGCATAAGGTTGAGATTTATTCTGCAAAAATGAGAAACACTGCCCGCTACCAAATTCTTTATCTTGGTGCCGGAAATATTAGCAATATCGATGGAATAAATTATTTTATTGAATATATTTTACCCAAGCTGGTCGCCAAAATCGAAAATGTAAAACTCGTACTATCCGGAAATATTTGCAATCACATTGTCGATGCCCCAAATATTGAAAAATTGGGCGAAGTGAAAAACATTGAAGATGCCTACAAAGAAGCAGATATTGTGATAAATCCGGGAAGAGTTGGCACCGGTTTAAAAATTAAGAACATTGAAGCCTTGGGTTTCGGACTGCCTTTAGTTTGCACTTCTCAGGCTGCTGAAGGGATGGATTGTTTGAATAATGAATTTATGGTTGCTGACGATCTTGAAAGTTTTACTGCTGCTATTTTAAATTTGTTTCTGAATGAGGAATCATACAATACTCAAGCAAAAAGGGCTATTGATTTTGCTGAAAATTACAATGAAAATATATTTACCAATGTGAAGAGCATTTTTATAGATCAGCCAAAACTTCATAAAATCGATAAAACGGAGAAAACTTAA
- a CDS encoding glycosyltransferase family 4 protein, whose amino-acid sequence MKILFILEYYYPNIGGVETLFKTLAEKLVQNGNEVEVVTMRFSPELPHEEFVNGVSIKRLKLTNRIAFALLSGFYLYKNVRRCDIIHTTSSSAGFPSSVLAKLFRKKVVITFHELWGKLWFKLPFMDFFTRNFNFLFEQIIARLPYSKIVTVSDYTKNCLIDSGISTEKISRIYNGLDYEKFNGAKWQAPENFTFTFFGRLGVSKGLDILIPAAAKFFKKNPDASLKLIIPTIPKKFFAKVKKLLEQWQISKQCEILNNLEKEELNRHLCSSSCVVVSSYSEGFCFAATEAIAMNIPVISSDKGALKEVISGRYIKLNSLSFKSLAEALQLAKEGKWTISPIKKFDLLTQVKSYIELYESMVK is encoded by the coding sequence ATGAAAATCCTCTTCATATTAGAATATTATTACCCAAATATTGGTGGAGTTGAAACTTTGTTCAAAACATTGGCAGAGAAGCTTGTTCAAAATGGCAATGAGGTTGAAGTTGTAACAATGAGATTTAGCCCTGAGCTTCCGCATGAAGAATTCGTAAATGGTGTTTCAATAAAAAGGCTGAAACTAACAAACCGAATAGCTTTTGCTCTCTTGTCAGGTTTTTATCTGTATAAAAATGTGCGAAGGTGCGACATTATTCACACAACTTCTTCGAGTGCAGGTTTTCCATCATCTGTGCTGGCAAAACTTTTCAGGAAAAAAGTTGTAATAACTTTTCACGAACTGTGGGGAAAACTTTGGTTTAAGCTTCCTTTTATGGATTTTTTTACACGCAATTTCAATTTTTTGTTCGAGCAAATAATTGCCCGACTGCCATACAGCAAGATTGTTACAGTTTCGGACTATACAAAAAACTGTCTGATTGATTCCGGAATTTCAACAGAAAAAATTTCAAGGATATATAACGGACTCGATTATGAAAAGTTTAATGGAGCAAAATGGCAAGCACCGGAGAATTTTACTTTCACATTCTTCGGAAGGCTCGGAGTATCAAAAGGATTGGATATTTTGATTCCTGCTGCAGCGAAATTTTTTAAGAAAAATCCTGATGCAAGTTTAAAATTAATTATTCCGACTATTCCAAAAAAGTTTTTCGCGAAAGTGAAAAAATTGTTGGAACAATGGCAAATTTCGAAACAATGTGAGATTTTGAACAATCTGGAAAAAGAGGAATTGAATAGACATTTGTGTTCGTCAAGCTGTGTGGTGGTTTCATCATATAGCGAAGGTTTTTGCTTTGCAGCCACCGAAGCCATTGCAATGAATATTCCTGTAATTTCGTCGGACAAAGGAGCTTTGAAAGAAGTTATTTCAGGCAGATATATTAAGCTGAATTCATTAAGTTTCAAATCATTAGCCGAGGCATTGCAGTTGGCAAAAGAAGGAAAATGGACAATTTCGCCCATAAAAAAATTTGATCTTCTTACTCAGGTAAAATCATATATTGAATTGTATGAATCAATGGTAAAATGA